Proteins co-encoded in one Setaria viridis chromosome 9, Setaria_viridis_v4.0, whole genome shotgun sequence genomic window:
- the LOC117838745 gene encoding uncharacterized protein isoform X3 produces MSHRKRLRRIGEGAATVPVTKEAVKKDIRALLNQIYDFYKAALDQLPTEEIPSLAPRLLSAGVCFGVLDPVSNIIANAISYSPPSPTPTNPDDDDDEEKAAQPHTRESVLSRIVSDTDDFLHLRLSAKTAERMTVARRSLEGLVSFLIFYFRYLAETEALRYLRLAGADLLAAVRLILLDRNSSIHPQRGKPGFSVISLTTKVALGCAAVSAKHPEPPTFLRASQLLAAQLDNASMILPVLHKGRPISSANLKRLSKLLKREPRNIELTDLCYSQPLQLAGSRYHDARKKTKRKKEKLPSGGCAGYMEMRKKRKVKQLPSGASSEYTKRGRRKRKAKEVSSGASAEYTESRKEVTATFRYTQTLKLLLLDKIHAHYLEALARLPGGVLRKCHHSSLLRAGYCYGPMDPVSNIILNTIWYAATFPTHCDFEVTMICTKTLRRIECCSLYGLVAFLRGLFNTLTEHEALWYLLVSNIDAASAVTMAEQHDHVMSGAYQEAYSNAALNSWHPDPDALLKLTMSLLLMAPVELSFLLNDCALSNSEVEQLGMALSSLFEVQVSPLDQEEILSVNQKRFISDIRKKFQDDQEFFASKVNAALSNYSKKNGGHFEIHIICGVNPNVSEGARSHINFWAIPKGSNVASTTPILFFAECSNDADEEEESMCFSLSSASIDSDI; encoded by the exons ATGTCCCATCGCAAGCGTCTCCGCCGAATCGGCGAGGGCGCTGCCACCGTGCCAGTGACTAAGGAGGCCGTGAAGAAGGACATACGCGCGCTGCTCAACCAGATCTACGACTTCTACAAGGCGGCGCTCGACCAGCTGCCGACGGAGGAGATCCCCTCTCTGGCCCCGCGCCTTCTCAGCGCCGGCGTGTGCTTCGGCGTGCTGGATCCGGTCTCCAACATCATCGCCAACGCCATCTCATACTCCCCCCCTTCACCGACGCCCACCAATcccgacgacgatgatgacgaggagAAGGCGGCCCAACCGCACACGAGGGAGTCAGTTTTGTCCAGGATCGTCAGCGATACCGACGacttcctccacctccggctGTCCGCAAAGACAGCCGAACGCATGACCGTCGCCCGGCGGTCGCTCGAAGGCCTTGTAAGCTTCCTCATTTTCTACTTCCGCTACCTCGCGGAGACTGAAGCGCTGCGCTACCTGCGCTTGGCCGGTGCTGACCTCCTTGCCGCCGTGCGGCTCATCTTGCTGGACCGTAACAGCAGCATCCACCCACAGAGAGGCAAACCCGGGTTCAGTGTCATCTCCCTCACCACCAAGGTAGCCCTTGGCTGTGCTGCTGTCTCTGCAAAGCACCCTGAACCACCGACCTTTCTGAGAGCGTCGCAGTTGTTGGCAGCTCAGCTGGACAATGCCTCCATGATTCTGCCCGTGCTGCACAAGGGCCGCCCCATCTCGTCTGCAAATTTGAAGCGCCTCAGCAAGTTGCTAAAGCGAGAGCCCAGGAACATCGAGCTCACAGATCTCTGTTACTCGCAACCTTTGCAGCTTGCTGGTTCGCGGTATCATGATGccaggaagaagacgaagagaAAGAAGGAGAAGCTGCCATCAGGGGGCTGTGCTGGATATATGGaaatgaggaagaagagaaaggtGAAGCAGCTGCCATCTGGTGCCTCTTCTGAATATacaaagagggggaggaggaagagaaaggcgAAGGAGGTGTCATCTGGGGCCTCTGCTGAATATACTGAGAGTAGGAAGGAAGTGACTGCAACATTCCGCTACACTCAAACATTGAAGCTCTTGCTCCTTGACAAAATTCATGCACATTACCTGGAAGCACTTGCCCGTCTACCGGGAGGTGTCTTGCGCAAGTGTCACCACAGCAGCCTCCTCAGGGCTGGTTATTGTTATGGCCCAATGGATCCTGTCTCCAACATCATTCTCAACACAATTTGGTATGCTGCTACATTCCCCACTCACTGTGATTTTGAGGTCACTATGATATGCACTAAGACACTTCGGCGCATAGAGTGCTGCTCTCTTTATGGCCTGGTTGCCTTTCTCCGTGGCCTCTTCAATACACTCACAGAACACGAAGCTTTATGGTACTTGCTTGTGAGCAATATTGATGCTGCTTCAGCTGTCACAATGGCAGAACAGCATGATCATGTTATGTCTGGTGCGTACCAAGAAGCCTATAGCAATGCCGCGCTGAACTCATGGCACCCTGATCCTGACGCATTGTTGAAGCTAACCATGTCACTCCTGCTAATGGCACCGGTTGAGTTATCGTTTTTGTTGAATGATTGTGCACTCTCAAATAGTGAAGTTGAGCAGCTCGGCATGGCTCTGTCATCATTGTTTGAGGTGCAGGTTTCACCACTGGACCAGGAAGAGATCCTATCTGTGAACCAGAAAAGATTCATATCAGACATCAGAAAGAAGTTTCAGGATGATCAAGAGTTCTTTGCCAGCAAGGTTAATGCTGCATTGAGCAACTATTCCAAGAAAAACGGG GGACACTTTGAAATTCATATTATTTGCGGTGTGAATCCTAATGTAAGCGAAGGTGCAAGGTCACATATCAACTTTTGGGCAATACCCAAGGGATCAAATGTTGCTAGCACTACTCCTATACTGTTCTTTGCTGAATGTAGCAATGATgctgatgaggaagaggaatcAATGTGTTTCTCTTTATCTTCTGCTTCAATTGATTCCG ATATTTGA
- the LOC117838745 gene encoding uncharacterized protein isoform X2 — MSHRKRLRRIGEGAATVPVTKEAVKKDIRALLNQIYDFYKAALDQLPTEEIPSLAPRLLSAGVCFGVLDPVSNIIANAISYSPPSPTPTNPDDDDDEEKAAQPHTRESVLSRIVSDTDDFLHLRLSAKTAERMTVARRSLEGLVSFLIFYFRYLAETEALRYLRLAGADLLAAVRLILLDRNSSIHPQRGKPGFSVISLTTKVALGCAAVSAKHPEPPTFLRASQLLAAQLDNASMILPVLHKGRPISSANLKRLSKLLKREPRNIELTDLCYSQPLQLAGSRYHDARKKTKRKKEKLPSGGCAGYMEMRKKRKVKQLPSGASSEYTKRGRRKRKAKEVSSGASAEYTESRKEVTATFRYTQTLKLLLLDKIHAHYLEALARLPGGVLRKCHHSSLLRAGYCYGPMDPVSNIILNTIWYAATFPTHCDFEVTMICTKTLRRIECCSLYGLVAFLRGLFNTLTEHEALWYLLVSNIDAASAVTMAEQHDHVMSGAYQEAYSNAALNSWHPDPDALLKLTMSLLLMAPVELSFLLNDCALSNSEVEQLGMALSSLFEVQVSPLDQEEILSVNQKRFISDIRKKFQDDQEFFASKVNAALSNYSKKNGGHFEIHIICGVNPNVSEGARSHINFWAIPKGSNVASTTPILFFAECSNDADEEEESMCFSLSSASIDSGKCAALTVNTME, encoded by the exons ATGTCCCATCGCAAGCGTCTCCGCCGAATCGGCGAGGGCGCTGCCACCGTGCCAGTGACTAAGGAGGCCGTGAAGAAGGACATACGCGCGCTGCTCAACCAGATCTACGACTTCTACAAGGCGGCGCTCGACCAGCTGCCGACGGAGGAGATCCCCTCTCTGGCCCCGCGCCTTCTCAGCGCCGGCGTGTGCTTCGGCGTGCTGGATCCGGTCTCCAACATCATCGCCAACGCCATCTCATACTCCCCCCCTTCACCGACGCCCACCAATcccgacgacgatgatgacgaggagAAGGCGGCCCAACCGCACACGAGGGAGTCAGTTTTGTCCAGGATCGTCAGCGATACCGACGacttcctccacctccggctGTCCGCAAAGACAGCCGAACGCATGACCGTCGCCCGGCGGTCGCTCGAAGGCCTTGTAAGCTTCCTCATTTTCTACTTCCGCTACCTCGCGGAGACTGAAGCGCTGCGCTACCTGCGCTTGGCCGGTGCTGACCTCCTTGCCGCCGTGCGGCTCATCTTGCTGGACCGTAACAGCAGCATCCACCCACAGAGAGGCAAACCCGGGTTCAGTGTCATCTCCCTCACCACCAAGGTAGCCCTTGGCTGTGCTGCTGTCTCTGCAAAGCACCCTGAACCACCGACCTTTCTGAGAGCGTCGCAGTTGTTGGCAGCTCAGCTGGACAATGCCTCCATGATTCTGCCCGTGCTGCACAAGGGCCGCCCCATCTCGTCTGCAAATTTGAAGCGCCTCAGCAAGTTGCTAAAGCGAGAGCCCAGGAACATCGAGCTCACAGATCTCTGTTACTCGCAACCTTTGCAGCTTGCTGGTTCGCGGTATCATGATGccaggaagaagacgaagagaAAGAAGGAGAAGCTGCCATCAGGGGGCTGTGCTGGATATATGGaaatgaggaagaagagaaaggtGAAGCAGCTGCCATCTGGTGCCTCTTCTGAATATacaaagagggggaggaggaagagaaaggcgAAGGAGGTGTCATCTGGGGCCTCTGCTGAATATACTGAGAGTAGGAAGGAAGTGACTGCAACATTCCGCTACACTCAAACATTGAAGCTCTTGCTCCTTGACAAAATTCATGCACATTACCTGGAAGCACTTGCCCGTCTACCGGGAGGTGTCTTGCGCAAGTGTCACCACAGCAGCCTCCTCAGGGCTGGTTATTGTTATGGCCCAATGGATCCTGTCTCCAACATCATTCTCAACACAATTTGGTATGCTGCTACATTCCCCACTCACTGTGATTTTGAGGTCACTATGATATGCACTAAGACACTTCGGCGCATAGAGTGCTGCTCTCTTTATGGCCTGGTTGCCTTTCTCCGTGGCCTCTTCAATACACTCACAGAACACGAAGCTTTATGGTACTTGCTTGTGAGCAATATTGATGCTGCTTCAGCTGTCACAATGGCAGAACAGCATGATCATGTTATGTCTGGTGCGTACCAAGAAGCCTATAGCAATGCCGCGCTGAACTCATGGCACCCTGATCCTGACGCATTGTTGAAGCTAACCATGTCACTCCTGCTAATGGCACCGGTTGAGTTATCGTTTTTGTTGAATGATTGTGCACTCTCAAATAGTGAAGTTGAGCAGCTCGGCATGGCTCTGTCATCATTGTTTGAGGTGCAGGTTTCACCACTGGACCAGGAAGAGATCCTATCTGTGAACCAGAAAAGATTCATATCAGACATCAGAAAGAAGTTTCAGGATGATCAAGAGTTCTTTGCCAGCAAGGTTAATGCTGCATTGAGCAACTATTCCAAGAAAAACGGG GGACACTTTGAAATTCATATTATTTGCGGTGTGAATCCTAATGTAAGCGAAGGTGCAAGGTCACATATCAACTTTTGGGCAATACCCAAGGGATCAAATGTTGCTAGCACTACTCCTATACTGTTCTTTGCTGAATGTAGCAATGATgctgatgaggaagaggaatcAATGTGTTTCTCTTTATCTTCTGCTTCAATTGATTCCG
- the LOC140221247 gene encoding uncharacterized protein, producing MSSSESDESSDSDGEYFFKMVESCGKLAQSYHDSYMDKAPPRFMFSQQSGMGWLMETVNTPGECHRMLRMNEVIFQDLHDVLVERYGLKPSKHMNTLEMLAIFLFTCGGCESNRRGQNKFKHSGETISRKFHEVLNCVVAMAQDFLRPTDPNFRNVHKRIRNDKRAYPHFKDCIGALDGTHIRVYLSPEEQVRYIGKTGIATQNVLAVCDFDMRFTYVAAGQPGSLHDTSVLYHALEADVNVFPHPPQGKYYVVDAGYPNRPGYLAPYKGERFL from the exons atgtcttcaagtgagtctgatgaatctagtgattctgatggtgaatatttttttaaaatggttgagagctgtggtaagctagcacaaagttatcatgactcatatatggataaggcaccgccgagatttatgttttcacaacagagtggaatgggatggctgatggagacggtaaacactccaggggagtgccatcgaatgcttcggatgaatgaggttatttttcaggatcttcatgatgtgttggttgagagGTACGGATTAAAACCATCGAAGCACATGAATACTCTTGAAATGTTGGCCATTTTCCTATTCACATGTGGTGGGTgtgagtcaaatagaagaggacagaataagttcaaacactcaggtgaaaccattagtagaaaatttcatgaagttctaaattgtgtggttgccatggcacaagatttcttgagaccaacagatcctaattttcgcaatgtgcacaagaggattaggaatgacaagagagcatacccacactttaaggattgcattggtgcactcgatggaacccatattcgtgtgtatttatcaccggaagaacaagtgagatatattggtaagactggaattgcaactcaaaatgtgcttgctgtttgtgattttgatatgcgcttcacctatgtggctgcgggtcaaccgggttctttgcatgacactagtgtattgtaccatgcattggaagcagatgtaaatgtcttcccacatcctcctcaag GCAAGTACTATGTTGTAGATGCGGGCTATCCTAATCGTCCGGGGTATTTggctccatacaagggtgaaag ATTTCTGTAA
- the LOC117840895 gene encoding L10-interacting MYB domain-containing protein-like, with protein sequence MPEIDWNSENTRVLCVLLAEQVEKGNRPNTHLNALGYAEVEKGFKERTGIVATKGQIKNKWDKLKEDFKAWRKKARAEIPGCGKFKKKGLENEDELAKCFADITTIGIDHWSPHVVNVEATENVDVTQDEATNFEPEGDDFIPETQEEDIGISPSPASGKRLARPVDRSGKKAKSGNAFLIQEAVTSMASSANEYVSKRHGKYSIEEVMEVVIACGAGYDSNEHYMASELFVKKEQREMFMTLPTNEIRFNWLRRKYNDKYEK encoded by the exons ATGCCAGAAATTGATTGGAATTCGGAGAACACTCGAGTGCTGTGTGTGTTGCTTGCCGAACAAGTtgaaaaaggaaatcggccaaacacacacttgaatgcacttggttatgctgaggttgagaaggggttcaaggaaaggactggaattgtggctaccaagggtcagatcaagaacaaatgggacaagttgaaggaagattttaaagcatgga ggaaaaaagctagagct GAGATTCCGGGTTGTGGcaagttcaaaaagaagggccttgagaatgaagatgaattagccaagtgttttgctgacattactactattggtattgatcattggtctcctcatgttgtgaatgttgaagcaaCCGAAAATGTTGATGTGACACAAGATGAGGCAACCAATTTTGAGCCAGAAGGTGATGATTTCATTCCTGAAACACAAGAGGAGGATATTGGTATTTCTCCTTCACCTGCGAGTGGCAAGAGACTGGCAAGGCCTGTTGACAGGAGTGGTAAAAAAGCGAAGTCTGGAAATGCATTCCTAATTCAAGAAGCAGtaacaagtatggcaagttcagctaatgaatatgtttcaaagagacatggaaaatattctattgaggaagtgatggaggttgtgattgcttgtggggccggctatgatagcaatgaacattacatggcgtctgaactgtttgtgaagaaggagcaaagggagatgttcatgaccttgcctactaatgagattaggttcaattggcttaggaggaagtacaatgataaatatgaaaaatag
- the LOC117835823 gene encoding uncharacterized protein → MRTQRLDDAGNYPSGTFRIHGPGKPRPDQEFPAPQLLFISIQLSSDTEREKSKGKEAEDKSKGKLESDEKVKDKDQAKGNKMKKAKKGALKSAEEGAPPVTLNIDDINQDLDSDEYSSVDSDIPPVYPIQNP, encoded by the exons ATGCGTACACAGAGACTAGACGATGCAGGAAACTATCCATCCGGCACCTTTCGCATCCACGGACCAGGCAAACCTCGGCCGG ATCAAGAGTTTCCAGCGCCGCAG CTGCTATTTATCTCCATTCAGTTAAGCAGCGACACGGAGAGAG AGAAGAGCAAGGGCAAGGAGGCTGAGGACAAAAGCAAGGGTAAACTGGAGTCTGATGAAAAAGTCAAGGACAAGG ATCAAGCTAAGGGAAACAAAATGAAGAAGGCGAAGAAAGGTGCATTGAAATCAGCTGAAGAGG GAGCTCCGCCGGTGACTCTGAACATAGATGACATAAATCAAGACTTGGACTCGGACGAGTACAGCTCTGTGGACAGTGATATCCCACCTGTTTATCCGATCCAGAACCCATGa